In Desertibacillus haloalkaliphilus, a single genomic region encodes these proteins:
- a CDS encoding assimilatory sulfite reductase (NADPH) flavoprotein subunit, translated as MQFQVINSPFNQEQAELLNRLVPTLTEAQKVWLSGYLAASQSNANVETTEVPSGESAPAQPPAQPVSKDVTILYGSQTGNAEGLAEQAGKTLEGRGFNVTVSSMSDFKPKNLKKLENLLIVVSTHGEGDPPDNALSFHEFLHGRRAPKLDGLRFSVLSLGDSSYEFFCQTGIDFDKRLEELGGKRLFKRVDCDVEFDEPAAKWIEGVRSELEGAQSQPTAEKSTTAPTTPQEPEVVYSRKNPFQAEVLENINLNGRGSDKETRHLELSLEGSGLSFEPGDTLGIFPENDPELVDLIIKEMKWDPSEKVTINKEGDVLPLSEALTSHFEITVLTKPLLRNAAEISDNGKLKELVAPGNEERLKDYLHGRDLLDFIRDFGPWKGTAEQFVTLLRKIPPRLYSIASSFAANPDEVHLTIGAVRYEAHGRERKGVCSVQCSERVEPGDTLPVYIQPNKHFNLPENPETPIIMVGPGTGVAPFRSFMQEREEMEIEGKSWMFFGDQHFVTDFLYQTEWQQWLKDGVLTRMDVAFSRDGDEKVYVQNRMQENSKELFAWLEEGAIVYVCGDKTHMARDVHQTLLEIIEKEGNMSQAQAEEYLAEMKQQKRYQRDIY; from the coding sequence TTGCAATTTCAGGTAATTAATAGTCCGTTTAATCAGGAACAGGCGGAGCTCCTCAACCGCCTTGTGCCAACGTTAACAGAAGCACAAAAAGTATGGCTGAGCGGGTATTTAGCCGCATCACAGTCGAACGCAAACGTAGAAACAACAGAGGTACCTTCAGGCGAATCAGCACCTGCACAACCTCCTGCACAACCCGTTTCTAAAGATGTCACGATCCTTTATGGATCACAGACGGGAAATGCAGAAGGCTTGGCTGAACAGGCAGGTAAGACGTTAGAAGGTCGAGGGTTTAACGTTACTGTTTCATCGATGAGTGATTTTAAGCCTAAGAATTTAAAAAAGCTAGAAAACCTACTTATTGTTGTGAGTACACATGGAGAAGGCGACCCGCCAGATAACGCATTGAGTTTTCATGAATTTTTACATGGCAGACGCGCACCAAAGCTTGATGGTCTCCGCTTTTCTGTATTATCTCTAGGTGATAGCTCTTATGAGTTTTTCTGTCAAACAGGGATCGACTTTGATAAGCGACTGGAAGAGCTTGGTGGAAAGAGATTATTTAAACGTGTCGATTGCGATGTTGAGTTTGATGAACCAGCAGCAAAATGGATCGAAGGTGTTCGTTCAGAATTAGAAGGAGCACAAAGTCAACCCACTGCAGAAAAATCAACTACCGCTCCGACGACACCGCAAGAGCCAGAAGTCGTTTACTCAAGAAAGAACCCGTTCCAAGCAGAAGTGCTTGAAAATATCAACCTTAATGGTCGTGGTTCAGATAAGGAAACTCGTCATCTCGAGCTATCACTTGAAGGGTCTGGCTTGAGCTTTGAACCAGGTGACACGCTCGGAATTTTCCCAGAAAATGACCCAGAGCTTGTTGATTTAATCATCAAAGAAATGAAATGGGATCCTTCTGAAAAGGTGACCATTAATAAAGAAGGGGATGTTCTTCCGCTTTCGGAAGCATTGACATCACATTTTGAAATCACCGTTCTTACGAAACCATTACTTAGAAACGCTGCTGAGATTTCAGATAATGGTAAATTAAAAGAATTAGTTGCACCTGGAAATGAAGAAAGATTAAAAGATTATTTACATGGACGTGATTTACTAGATTTTATCCGTGACTTCGGCCCATGGAAAGGGACAGCTGAGCAGTTTGTCACATTATTACGCAAAATTCCTCCACGTCTCTACTCAATTGCTAGCAGTTTCGCAGCCAACCCAGATGAAGTACATCTTACGATTGGTGCTGTACGCTATGAGGCGCATGGTCGTGAGCGAAAAGGTGTTTGCTCCGTACAATGCTCGGAGCGAGTGGAGCCAGGTGATACGTTACCGGTTTACATACAACCCAATAAACACTTTAATTTACCTGAGAACCCAGAGACTCCAATTATTATGGTAGGCCCTGGTACAGGGGTTGCGCCGTTCCGTTCGTTTATGCAAGAGCGTGAAGAAATGGAGATTGAAGGTAAGTCTTGGATGTTCTTCGGAGATCAGCATTTTGTCACAGACTTCCTTTATCAAACGGAATGGCAGCAATGGTTAAAAGATGGGGTACTGACAAGAATGGATGTTGCCTTTTCTCGTGACGGTGACGAAAAAGTATACGTCCAGAATCGTATGCAGGAAAATAGTAAAGAATTGTTCGCTTGGCTCGAAGAAGGAGCGATCGTCTACGTTTGCGGTGATAAGACACATATGGCTCGTGACGTTCATCAGACGTTGCTTGAGATTATTGAAAAAGAAGGAAATATGAGTCAAGCGCAAGCTGAGGAATACCTAGCTGAGATGAAACAACAAAAGCGTTACCAACGTGATATATATTGA
- a CDS encoding chemotaxis protein CheX — translation MQDNHINAITRATKSILTSHLGVEVSMNEPVVIKDTSVPAKAISVILGVNGQLEGQIICSMEADTAKSIIGTMMGGMTIEAIDDMGWSAIQEFGNWIAGTTATELSKEACTIDVTPPVINEGSSKFRSAETFVSLPLESTIGAINVHVSIKQER, via the coding sequence ATGCAAGATAATCATATTAATGCGATTACTCGTGCGACAAAATCGATCTTAACAAGCCATCTAGGTGTGGAAGTATCGATGAATGAGCCAGTGGTTATAAAAGATACGAGCGTTCCCGCGAAAGCGATTTCTGTTATTCTTGGTGTTAATGGTCAGTTAGAAGGTCAAATCATTTGTTCAATGGAGGCTGATACGGCGAAATCGATTATCGGTACGATGATGGGTGGAATGACAATTGAGGCGATTGATGATATGGGGTGGAGTGCGATTCAGGAGTTTGGCAACTGGATTGCTGGGACGACAGCAACAGAGCTTTCAAAAGAAGCATGTACTATAGATGTCACACCTCCTGTGATTAATGAAGGAAGCTCCAAATTTCGATCGGCTGAAACATTTGTATCATTACCGCTTGAAAGTACTATCGGTGCCATTAATGTCCATGTATCAATTAAGCAAGAACGTTAA
- a CDS encoding methyl-accepting chemotaxis protein: MNTLVSKQQKSGHVHFVRRVLQRMSLKSRLLLLFVSLLVLSISAVGISSYIKAKEMTMNNIENRLIREVELMGHIAENLKFLYVSDEDYFMQQLERNIRTQQQKLNEEGIDAEFFYITNDEVVPFELSAHQLPPLPESVLTTVKREMNGLIHETFNDGEEFTITFKEMQEIDGIYAVVVSTQSYMKTVNEMAEFMLITMGTSIILVTCILILFVRTLTSPLTVLRQTMKRVREGNLNHSIRIKTTLPEIVSLHKSYEAMMYHMRVVIQDLKETTAELERTGIGLQGTSEHVLDSSQQVIEAVNVVKEGAEQTASSSELSDKHFKDMNEKVEKITVTMGSVYVSSKDMNASATRGEKHIHQLIRVNEEFANEFDDMNQTIQKVKKYSFTISKVIGLIEDIAGQTKLLALNATIEAARAGESGRGFAVVASEVQKLAEQSTKATEEVTQSISLMEEATKEASEEFDSMLTMIKANQQRANDSKISFSELMSEIDGVSQHIQEMQQELTELESMLPELEQASHGVSSVSQETLASTEEMLAISDNQMEEMDRLHQQGIRLARLAKSLLSLAERFTVTERKE; encoded by the coding sequence TTGAATACGTTAGTGAGTAAACAACAGAAGAGTGGTCATGTCCATTTCGTCCGTCGAGTTTTGCAACGAATGAGTTTGAAAAGTCGTCTTTTACTTCTCTTTGTATCTTTACTAGTTTTATCTATCAGTGCTGTAGGAATAAGTTCTTATATTAAGGCAAAGGAAATGACGATGAACAATATTGAAAATCGGTTAATTCGTGAAGTGGAGTTAATGGGGCACATAGCGGAAAATTTGAAATTTTTGTATGTGAGTGATGAGGACTACTTCATGCAACAACTTGAACGTAATATTCGAACTCAACAGCAAAAACTTAATGAGGAGGGTATTGATGCTGAGTTTTTCTACATAACCAATGATGAAGTTGTTCCTTTTGAGTTAAGTGCTCATCAACTTCCTCCATTGCCAGAATCGGTCCTAACGACGGTAAAGCGAGAAATGAACGGTCTTATTCACGAGACGTTTAACGATGGTGAGGAATTTACAATAACGTTTAAGGAAATGCAGGAAATTGACGGAATTTATGCAGTTGTTGTTTCAACACAGTCCTATATGAAAACTGTCAATGAAATGGCCGAATTTATGCTGATAACGATGGGAACGAGTATTATACTAGTAACATGTATTCTGATCCTTTTTGTAAGAACATTAACAAGCCCTTTAACTGTACTTCGTCAAACGATGAAACGGGTAAGGGAGGGTAATCTTAATCATTCTATACGAATAAAGACAACGTTACCAGAAATTGTATCACTGCATAAAAGTTATGAGGCAATGATGTATCACATGCGTGTCGTTATCCAAGATCTGAAAGAGACAACCGCAGAGTTGGAACGAACTGGTATTGGCCTACAAGGAACGTCTGAACATGTGCTTGACTCGAGCCAACAAGTGATTGAGGCTGTAAATGTTGTAAAGGAAGGGGCCGAGCAAACAGCAAGTAGTTCAGAATTGAGTGATAAGCATTTTAAAGATATGAATGAAAAAGTAGAAAAGATTACGGTGACGATGGGCAGTGTCTACGTTAGTTCTAAAGATATGAATGCATCGGCAACACGAGGTGAAAAACATATACATCAGCTTATTAGAGTGAACGAGGAGTTTGCTAACGAGTTTGATGATATGAATCAAACGATCCAAAAGGTAAAAAAATATTCATTTACAATTTCTAAGGTTATTGGTCTCATTGAGGATATTGCTGGACAAACGAAGTTACTTGCTTTAAATGCAACGATTGAAGCAGCAAGAGCTGGTGAATCGGGGAGAGGATTTGCGGTAGTAGCAAGTGAAGTTCAAAAGCTTGCTGAACAATCAACGAAAGCGACAGAAGAAGTTACACAATCAATTTCATTGATGGAAGAGGCAACGAAAGAAGCATCAGAAGAATTTGATAGCATGCTCACTATGATAAAAGCAAATCAACAACGAGCAAATGACTCAAAAATATCCTTTTCTGAATTAATGTCAGAAATAGATGGGGTAAGCCAACACATCCAAGAGATGCAACAAGAACTTACCGAATTAGAAAGCATGCTACCGGAATTAGAGCAAGCGTCACATGGAGTTTCCTCTGTATCACAAGAAACGCTAGCTAGTACTGAAGAAATGCTGGCCATCAGTGATAATCAAATGGAGGAAATGGACCGTTTACACCAACAAGGTATAAGGCTTGCTCGTTTAGCTAAATCACTATTGTCATTGGCGGAACGCTTTACAGTTACAGAAAGAAAAGAATAG
- a CDS encoding response regulator, translating to MASVLIVDDAAFMRMMIKDILTKNNYEVAGEAANGDEAVQKYEELKPDLVTMDITMPEKDGIEALKEIRKINPDAKIIMCSAMGQQSMVIDAIQSGAKDFIVKPFQADRVLEAIQKVLG from the coding sequence ATGGCTTCAGTATTAATTGTTGATGATGCAGCTTTTATGAGAATGATGATTAAGGATATCCTTACGAAAAATAACTATGAAGTGGCAGGCGAAGCAGCCAATGGCGACGAGGCTGTCCAAAAGTATGAAGAGCTTAAACCAGATCTAGTAACGATGGATATTACAATGCCGGAAAAAGATGGCATTGAAGCATTAAAGGAGATTCGTAAGATTAACCCTGATGCAAAGATCATTATGTGTTCAGCGATGGGTCAGCAGTCTATGGTTATTGATGCGATTCAATCCGGCGCAAAAGACTTTATCGTTAAACCGTTCCAAGCGGATCGTGTTCTAGAAGCAATTCAAAAGGTATTAGGATAG
- a CDS encoding thioredoxin family protein, producing MKKIVIFLGVIIVLFAALAFVTNTKNEQRVEGNPFEKETLHSATINQLDDPIYENIILPDELIERLNAQESMTIYYYSPTCPACEQTSPIIVPMAEEMGLDMKLFNLLEFEGGWATFDITETPTVVRYENGQEVGRIGYVDASEYEQWFTQWE from the coding sequence ATGAAAAAAATAGTGATTTTTTTAGGTGTTATCATTGTCCTTTTTGCTGCTTTAGCATTTGTGACAAATACAAAAAATGAACAACGAGTGGAGGGAAATCCGTTTGAGAAAGAAACGTTGCATTCAGCGACGATAAATCAGCTTGATGATCCAATCTATGAAAATATTATCTTACCCGATGAGTTAATTGAGCGCTTAAACGCACAAGAATCGATGACGATTTATTATTACAGTCCAACATGCCCTGCATGTGAGCAGACATCTCCAATTATTGTCCCAATGGCTGAGGAGATGGGACTTGATATGAAGCTCTTTAATTTACTAGAATTTGAAGGCGGGTGGGCAACCTTTGATATTACAGAAACACCGACTGTCGTACGTTATGAAAATGGACAAGAAGTCGGTCGCATCGGTTATGTAGATGCAAGTGAGTATGAACAGTGGTTTACGCAATGGGAGTAG
- a CDS encoding chemotaxis protein CheW gives MANDSATKNELKVIVFQLKDEEYAIEVDYIQSIERMQPVTRIPRTFPYITGVMNLRGVITPIINLRKRFGIEEKPFDDATRILVISKEDIEIGFIVDGANDVIDIPNEKIEPTPEVVGGVEENYLRGVVKLDNRLFTLLNLEKILYE, from the coding sequence ATGGCGAATGATAGCGCGACGAAAAATGAATTAAAAGTGATCGTCTTTCAATTGAAAGATGAAGAATATGCGATTGAAGTGGATTACATTCAGTCGATTGAACGAATGCAGCCAGTTACGAGAATTCCGAGAACTTTCCCTTATATCACCGGTGTAATGAACCTACGAGGAGTGATTACGCCGATCATAAATCTAAGAAAAAGATTTGGAATTGAAGAGAAACCATTTGATGATGCAACTCGTATTTTGGTGATTTCGAAGGAAGATATTGAAATTGGCTTTATTGTTGATGGCGCTAATGATGTCATTGATATACCAAATGAGAAAATTGAGCCGACGCCAGAAGTTGTTGGTGGCGTTGAGGAAAATTATTTACGTGGCGTTGTGAAACTAGATAATCGTTTATTTACATTATTAAACTTAGAAAAGATTTTATATGAGTAA
- a CDS encoding chemotaxis protein CheA produces MSTSEYLDVFIDESQEHLQAINDNLLKLESQPDDLSIVGEIFRSAHTLKGMAATMGYEDLANLTHNMENVLDLIRNQKLEATSDIVDVIFNAVDDLEAMVVDISNGGDGKRDVSTVISLLAKIEKGESPLMEDNEAASEDKPSAPADAFSETYDQFELTVLMQSSDQGYSAYQVKVTLDERTMLKAARVFMVFEVLEQIGEIIKSTPSVEELEEEKFDEEFVVTFLSKTDADEIAARIGKVSEITDVNVHKLDVAQLKKQSSEKEALEVEELTEPQTKPKEKEASKEEAKPAQATKQPKQNQEKRTPTDMNKTIRVNIERLDVLMNLFEELVIDRGRLEQIASELKNNELNETVERMSRISGDLQEIILNMRMMPVEQVFNRFPRMVRSLSKDLKKKVNLEIIGAETELDRTIIDEIGDPLVHLIRNSIDHGIETPDERRQAGKPEEGKVVLKAYHSGNNVFIEIEDDGAGIDRNKVLKKALDNGVVTEDDASKMSDQQIYGLLFASGFSTADKVTDVSGRGVGLDVVRSTFESLGGVVTVDSVLGKGSVFSIQLPLTLSIIDVMLVEIQKEKYAIPLSSIVETAIVNKKDVYSAHNQKVIDFRGKVVPLVFLKDIFEIPTDEEDEEFYSLVIVNKGEKVAGLVVESLIGQHDIVLKSLGNYLTNVFAISGATILGNGQVALIVDTNALIK; encoded by the coding sequence GTGAGTACTTCCGAATATTTAGATGTTTTCATTGATGAAAGTCAGGAGCATTTACAAGCGATAAATGACAACTTATTAAAATTAGAAAGTCAACCAGATGACCTTTCCATTGTTGGTGAAATCTTTCGTTCTGCCCATACATTAAAAGGAATGGCAGCAACGATGGGCTACGAAGATTTAGCGAACCTAACACATAACATGGAAAATGTATTGGACTTAATTCGTAACCAAAAGCTAGAAGCTACATCGGACATTGTCGATGTTATTTTTAATGCTGTTGATGACTTAGAGGCAATGGTCGTTGATATCTCTAACGGTGGTGATGGGAAAAGGGATGTTTCGACTGTTATTAGTTTACTTGCAAAAATTGAAAAAGGTGAATCACCACTTATGGAGGATAATGAAGCGGCTAGTGAGGACAAGCCATCTGCTCCTGCTGACGCTTTTTCAGAGACGTATGACCAGTTTGAGCTGACAGTGCTTATGCAGTCGAGTGATCAAGGGTATTCCGCTTATCAAGTGAAAGTCACGCTTGATGAAAGGACGATGCTTAAAGCTGCCCGAGTCTTTATGGTCTTTGAAGTATTAGAGCAAATTGGTGAAATTATTAAATCAACTCCGTCCGTAGAAGAATTAGAGGAAGAAAAATTCGATGAGGAGTTTGTCGTCACATTCTTATCAAAGACAGATGCTGATGAAATAGCCGCTAGAATTGGAAAAGTCTCTGAAATTACTGATGTTAATGTACATAAACTTGATGTTGCTCAATTAAAAAAACAATCTTCTGAAAAAGAGGCCCTTGAGGTAGAAGAGCTTACTGAACCACAAACGAAGCCAAAGGAAAAAGAGGCCTCCAAAGAAGAAGCAAAGCCAGCACAAGCAACGAAACAACCGAAACAAAATCAAGAGAAACGTACCCCAACGGATATGAACAAAACGATTCGAGTCAATATCGAAAGACTTGATGTCTTAATGAACTTGTTTGAGGAACTCGTGATCGATCGCGGACGACTTGAACAAATTGCTAGTGAATTGAAAAACAACGAACTTAATGAAACGGTTGAGCGGATGAGTCGAATTTCGGGTGATCTTCAGGAAATCATCTTAAATATGCGGATGATGCCTGTTGAGCAGGTTTTTAATCGTTTCCCACGAATGGTACGCAGCCTTTCAAAGGACTTAAAGAAGAAAGTGAATCTTGAAATTATCGGTGCAGAGACGGAGCTTGATCGAACCATTATCGATGAAATCGGTGATCCGCTCGTTCACTTGATTCGAAATTCGATTGATCATGGAATTGAGACGCCTGATGAGCGCCGTCAAGCTGGAAAGCCTGAAGAAGGTAAAGTCGTCTTAAAGGCATACCACAGTGGCAATAATGTTTTTATTGAAATTGAAGATGATGGTGCAGGGATTGACCGTAATAAGGTCTTAAAGAAAGCGTTAGATAATGGTGTCGTTACTGAAGATGACGCAAGTAAAATGTCAGATCAACAAATTTATGGGCTGTTATTTGCCTCTGGTTTTAGTACCGCTGACAAAGTAACTGACGTATCTGGCCGTGGCGTTGGTCTCGATGTTGTTCGTTCTACGTTCGAATCATTAGGTGGTGTCGTTACCGTTGATTCTGTACTAGGGAAGGGTTCTGTTTTTTCAATTCAACTTCCGTTAACATTATCGATTATTGATGTGATGCTTGTTGAAATTCAAAAAGAAAAGTATGCGATTCCTTTGTCTTCGATTGTTGAGACTGCCATTGTGAATAAGAAGGATGTATATAGCGCTCATAATCAAAAAGTGATTGACTTTAGAGGGAAAGTCGTTCCTCTTGTGTTCCTCAAAGATATTTTTGAGATTCCAACAGACGAGGAAGATGAAGAATTCTATTCCTTAGTGATCGTCAATAAAGGGGAAAAAGTGGCCGGACTTGTCGTTGAGTCTCTCATTGGGCAACATGATATCGTCCTAAAATCATTAGGTAATTACCTAACAAATGTATTTGCAATATCTGGCGCGACGATATTAGGAAATGGTCAAGTGGCCCTAATTGTAGATACCAATGCTCTTATTAAGTAA
- the cysI gene encoding assimilatory sulfite reductase (NADPH) hemoprotein subunit: MVNKTLKAPDGRPSDVERIKEESDYLRGTLKESMLDQISSGISDDDNRLMKFHGSYLQDDRDLRNERQKQKLEPAYQFMLRVRTPGGVATPKQWLVMDDLAQKYGNGTLKLTTRQAFQMHGILKWNMKKTIQEIHASMLDTIAACGDVNRNVMCNPNPHQSEIHEEVYEWSKKLSDDLLPRTRAYHEIWLDEEKVAGTPDVEEAEPMYGPLYLPRKFKIGIAVPPSNDIDVYSQDLGYIAIVEDGKLIGFNVAIGGGMGMSHGDKQTYPQLAKVIGFCTPEQIYDVAEKVITIQRDYGNRSERKNARFKYTVDRLGLDNVKAELEERLGWSLAEAKPYHFDDNGDRYGWIKGINGRWHFTLFVEGGRIIDSDDYQLMTGLREIAKVHTGDFRLTANQNLVIANVTSQKKKKVNELIEQYGLTDGKKYSALRRSSMACVSLPTCGLAMAEAERYLPTLIDKIEAIVDENGLRDKEITIRMTGCPNGCARHALGEIGFIGKAPGKYNMYLGAAFDGSRLSKMYRENIGEEEILKELRVLLARYAKEREEGEHFGDFVIRAGVIKAVTDGTNFHD; the protein is encoded by the coding sequence ATGGTTAATAAAACTTTAAAAGCACCTGATGGACGACCAAGTGATGTAGAACGTATAAAAGAAGAAAGTGATTATTTACGCGGGACATTAAAGGAATCAATGTTAGATCAAATTAGCTCAGGAATTTCTGATGATGATAATCGCTTAATGAAATTCCATGGTAGTTACTTGCAAGATGACCGCGATTTACGTAATGAGCGCCAAAAGCAGAAGCTTGAGCCTGCCTATCAATTTATGCTTCGTGTCCGTACGCCTGGTGGTGTCGCAACACCTAAGCAATGGCTCGTTATGGATGATCTGGCGCAAAAGTATGGAAATGGGACATTGAAGTTGACGACTCGTCAAGCATTTCAAATGCATGGCATCTTAAAGTGGAACATGAAAAAGACGATTCAAGAGATTCATGCGTCGATGTTGGATACCATTGCTGCTTGTGGAGATGTGAACCGAAATGTGATGTGCAATCCAAATCCACATCAATCAGAGATTCATGAGGAAGTTTACGAATGGTCGAAAAAATTAAGTGATGATCTCCTTCCGCGTACAAGAGCTTATCACGAAATTTGGTTAGATGAAGAGAAGGTCGCAGGAACGCCTGATGTGGAAGAAGCCGAGCCGATGTATGGACCGCTTTATTTGCCACGTAAGTTTAAAATCGGGATTGCGGTTCCACCATCTAATGATATCGATGTTTACTCGCAAGATCTCGGGTACATTGCGATCGTTGAAGACGGTAAACTGATCGGCTTTAATGTAGCCATCGGTGGCGGTATGGGAATGTCACATGGTGACAAACAGACGTATCCACAACTTGCAAAAGTAATTGGCTTCTGTACGCCAGAACAAATCTATGATGTAGCGGAAAAAGTGATTACGATTCAACGTGATTACGGAAACCGTTCTGAACGTAAGAATGCACGCTTCAAGTATACAGTCGATCGTCTCGGTCTTGACAATGTTAAGGCAGAGTTAGAAGAGCGACTTGGCTGGTCATTAGCTGAAGCAAAGCCATACCACTTCGACGATAATGGTGACCGTTATGGTTGGATCAAAGGCATAAATGGCAGATGGCATTTCACTCTATTCGTTGAAGGTGGACGAATCATCGACAGTGATGATTATCAACTAATGACAGGTCTTCGTGAAATTGCGAAGGTTCATACGGGTGATTTTCGTTTAACTGCGAACCAAAACCTTGTCATTGCAAATGTGACGAGTCAGAAGAAGAAAAAAGTAAATGAACTCATCGAACAATACGGATTAACGGATGGCAAGAAGTACTCTGCATTACGTCGTAGTTCAATGGCATGTGTGTCATTGCCAACGTGTGGGTTAGCGATGGCTGAAGCAGAGCGTTATTTGCCAACATTAATCGATAAAATTGAAGCGATTGTTGATGAAAATGGTCTTCGTGATAAAGAAATTACGATTCGTATGACAGGCTGTCCAAATGGCTGTGCCCGTCATGCCCTCGGTGAAATTGGCTTTATCGGTAAGGCGCCAGGAAAGTACAATATGTATCTTGGTGCAGCCTTTGATGGTAGCCGTTTAAGTAAGATGTACCGTGAAAACATCGGCGAAGAAGAAATTTTAAAAGAACTTCGTGTCCTTTTAGCTCGTTATGCAAAAGAACGAGAAGAAGGGGAACACTTTGGGGACTTCGTCATCCGTGCTGGCGTTATTAAGGCCGTAACAGATGGAACGAACTTCCATGACTAA
- a CDS encoding disulfide oxidoreductase: MNANKKMEGLLFISWAIAVVATAGSLYFSEVMRFTPCELCWVQRIFMYPLAIILAIAVIRKDMMQSIYVSVLSFIGACIAFYHYLQQKVSTIGTDDSCGLIPCTFEYINWFGFITIPFLSLVAFIVIFIIHVVLLINVKKEIRKS, from the coding sequence ATGAATGCAAATAAAAAAATGGAAGGGTTACTTTTTATCTCGTGGGCAATTGCCGTTGTAGCCACAGCTGGTAGTCTTTATTTTTCAGAGGTCATGCGCTTTACGCCATGTGAACTTTGTTGGGTTCAGCGAATTTTTATGTACCCGCTTGCGATCATTTTAGCGATTGCGGTGATAAGAAAGGATATGATGCAATCGATTTACGTTTCTGTCTTATCATTTATAGGTGCATGCATTGCTTTCTATCATTATCTTCAACAAAAAGTCTCAACGATCGGCACAGATGATTCTTGTGGATTAATTCCTTGTACCTTTGAATATATCAATTGGTTTGGTTTTATCACGATCCCATTTTTGTCGTTGGTTGCTTTTATTGTTATTTTTATTATTCATGTCGTACTTTTAATAAACGTAAAAAAGGAGATTCGTAAATCATGA